A DNA window from Arachis duranensis cultivar V14167 chromosome 3, aradu.V14167.gnm2.J7QH, whole genome shotgun sequence contains the following coding sequences:
- the LOC107476787 gene encoding histone H3.2, which produces MARTKQTARKSTGGKAPRKQLATKAARKSAPATGGVKKPHRFRPGTVALREIRKYQKSTELLIRKLPFQRLVREIAQDFKTDLRFQSSAVSALQEAAEAYLVGLFEDTNLCAIHAKRVTIMPKDIQLARRIRGERA; this is translated from the coding sequence ATGGCTCGCACAAAGCAGACTGCAAGAAAGTCCACGGGAGGAAAGGCGCCAAGGAAGCAGCTGGCGACAAAAGCTGCAAGGAAATCTGCTCCGGCGACCGGTGGAGTGAAGAAGCCGCACAGGTTCAGGCCAGGGACGGTGGCGTTGAGAGAAATTAGGAAGTACCAGAAGAGCACTGAGCTTCTGATAAGGAAGCTTCCGTTCCAGAGGCTGGTTAGGGAAATCGCACAGGACTTCAAGACTGATCTCCGGTTCCAGAGCAGCGCCGTCTCTGCCCTCCAAGAAGCTGCTGAGGCCTACCTCGTTGGGCTCTTTGAAGACACCAATCTCTGTGCCATTCATGCCAAGAGAGTCACTATTATGCCTAAGGATATTCAGCTTGCTCGCAGGATCAGGGGTGAGAGGGCTTAG